In Ascaphus truei isolate aAscTru1 chromosome 5, aAscTru1.hap1, whole genome shotgun sequence, one genomic interval encodes:
- the FAXDC2 gene encoding fatty acid hydroxylase domain-containing protein 2 isoform X1 — protein MQNNTKEQLLVPVRGRTRRNSRQRESGGSSSEEAEQSFLPAEIKPRGVDFKVKMGEGETSGPAERRSQGGQVWDSVKKTAFVLGTGILTFAAFRNSVTWHLQRFWGASGDFWQAHWGKVYDLFGGNELVLFSLGTMMIPSLSFWVYNAVLMLIDLTGKPNFITRYRIQLGKNNPVDNVKLRQAALTVLFNQLFISLPMVLLMYPVMQWRGNPCGTELPTFHWVLLELSVFVLIEEILFYYSHRLFHHPSIYKHIHKKHHEWTAPVGVVSLYAHPLEHIFSNMLPPMVGPMLMGSHMATIMLWFCLALFSTTISHCGYHLPFLPSPEFHDFHHLKFNQCFGVLGVLDRLHGTDTVFKQTQAYDRHVLLLSLTPVSSTIPETTKKSQ, from the exons AGCAAAGTTTTCTGCCTGCCGAGATAAAGCCCAGAGGTGTGGACTTTAAGGTGAAG ATGGGAGAAGGTGAAACCTCTGGCCCTGCAGAACGGCGCAGTCAG GGTGGCCAGGTATGGGACTCGGTAAAGAAGACCGCCTTTGTACTGGGCACTGGTATCCTCACCTTCGCTGCCTTCAGGAACTCCGTTACATG GCACCTGCAGCGGTTCTGGGGGGCCTCCGGTGACTTCTGGCAGGCACATTGGGGGAAGGTGTACGATTTGTTTGGTGGCAACGAGTTGGTCTTGTTCAGTTTAG GCACAATGATGATACCCAGCCTCTCTTTCTGGGTCTACAACGCTGTCCTGATGCTTATCGATCTGACTGGGAAGCCAAACTTTATCACCCGATACCGCATCCAGCTCGGAAAGAACAATCCA GTGGACAATGTCAAGCTCAGACAGGCCGCGCTCACTGTGCTCTTCAACCAGCTCTTCATCTCCTTGCCCATGGTTCTTCTCATGTACCCGGTCATGCAGTGGCGTGGGAATCCCTGCGGCACAGAGCTTCCAACATTCCACTGGGTCCTCCTGGAGCTTTCCGTCTTCGTACTGATTGAGGAAATTCTCTTCTATTATTCACACCG GTTGTTCCATCACCCCAGTATATACAAACACATCCACAAGAAGCACCACGAGTGGACCGCCCCAGTGGGAGTGGTGTCACTATATGCGCATCCTTTGGAGCACATT TTTTCCAACATGCTGCCCCCCATGGTGGGTCCCATGCTGATGGGATCCCACATGGCAACCATCATGCTGTGGTTCTGCCTGGCTCTGTTCAGCACCACTATCTCACACTGCGGATACCACCTGCCATTCCTCCCATCCCCAGAGTTTCACGATTTTCACCACCTCAA GTTTAACCAGTGCTTCGGTGTGCTTGGAGTGTTGGACCGGCTGCATGGAACAGATACAGTGTTCAAGCAAACACAGGCCTACGATAGACATGTCTTACTACTGAGCCTCACACCTGTATCCTCAACCATCCCTGAAACCACCAAGAAATCCCAGTAG
- the FAXDC2 gene encoding fatty acid hydroxylase domain-containing protein 2 isoform X2, with protein sequence MGEGETSGPAERRSQGGQVWDSVKKTAFVLGTGILTFAAFRNSVTWHLQRFWGASGDFWQAHWGKVYDLFGGNELVLFSLGTMMIPSLSFWVYNAVLMLIDLTGKPNFITRYRIQLGKNNPVDNVKLRQAALTVLFNQLFISLPMVLLMYPVMQWRGNPCGTELPTFHWVLLELSVFVLIEEILFYYSHRLFHHPSIYKHIHKKHHEWTAPVGVVSLYAHPLEHIFSNMLPPMVGPMLMGSHMATIMLWFCLALFSTTISHCGYHLPFLPSPEFHDFHHLKFNQCFGVLGVLDRLHGTDTVFKQTQAYDRHVLLLSLTPVSSTIPETTKKSQ encoded by the exons ATGGGAGAAGGTGAAACCTCTGGCCCTGCAGAACGGCGCAGTCAG GGTGGCCAGGTATGGGACTCGGTAAAGAAGACCGCCTTTGTACTGGGCACTGGTATCCTCACCTTCGCTGCCTTCAGGAACTCCGTTACATG GCACCTGCAGCGGTTCTGGGGGGCCTCCGGTGACTTCTGGCAGGCACATTGGGGGAAGGTGTACGATTTGTTTGGTGGCAACGAGTTGGTCTTGTTCAGTTTAG GCACAATGATGATACCCAGCCTCTCTTTCTGGGTCTACAACGCTGTCCTGATGCTTATCGATCTGACTGGGAAGCCAAACTTTATCACCCGATACCGCATCCAGCTCGGAAAGAACAATCCA GTGGACAATGTCAAGCTCAGACAGGCCGCGCTCACTGTGCTCTTCAACCAGCTCTTCATCTCCTTGCCCATGGTTCTTCTCATGTACCCGGTCATGCAGTGGCGTGGGAATCCCTGCGGCACAGAGCTTCCAACATTCCACTGGGTCCTCCTGGAGCTTTCCGTCTTCGTACTGATTGAGGAAATTCTCTTCTATTATTCACACCG GTTGTTCCATCACCCCAGTATATACAAACACATCCACAAGAAGCACCACGAGTGGACCGCCCCAGTGGGAGTGGTGTCACTATATGCGCATCCTTTGGAGCACATT TTTTCCAACATGCTGCCCCCCATGGTGGGTCCCATGCTGATGGGATCCCACATGGCAACCATCATGCTGTGGTTCTGCCTGGCTCTGTTCAGCACCACTATCTCACACTGCGGATACCACCTGCCATTCCTCCCATCCCCAGAGTTTCACGATTTTCACCACCTCAA GTTTAACCAGTGCTTCGGTGTGCTTGGAGTGTTGGACCGGCTGCATGGAACAGATACAGTGTTCAAGCAAACACAGGCCTACGATAGACATGTCTTACTACTGAGCCTCACACCTGTATCCTCAACCATCCCTGAAACCACCAAGAAATCCCAGTAG